One Conger conger chromosome 7, fConCon1.1, whole genome shotgun sequence genomic window, ATCTTGGCACAATTTCACTTAAATGTTGTGTGTCCTGTTTAGGTGAGTCCCTTTACTATGGAGACAGGAGGGTCATGCTCATGAAGGAGGAGAATGTGGCCCTGCTGACTGAGGCCCATGCAGGCCATTTCAGATGCAGGAGAAGATCACTCCCAGGTTTTATTGACGTGGTATCATGCAGGACACCTTGGATTGGGTAAGTGAACTATTCGGAATACATGTTTGGACAACAAAGAATTTGTTCTTATTTTGTCTCCATACTCAAAACATTTAGATGAATAGTGTGGTAACTTCTGTCTGGCAAAGACCACTCACATACTTAACTTTAGTTAACTGTTTAATAGTTACATATTATAACACTCCTCCCCCTTTATATTCCAACATTCCCGTAAACGTAACAATCACAATCGTCTTAGACTGAATAACCCATTAGTGCCAGTTATTAAACATTAGCCATAAACAACTTAACCTTcaatgtaaacaaaaacaagttcACACAACATTTGGCAAATATGGCAAGTAAACATTCAAGTCTAGTGTCCATCACACATTCAACTTAGCTGGTGGTTTATGAGTGCGCTGCGATCTTCGCAACACCACTGGTGACCCAGCAGGCACCATCGGTGAAGGTGTTTTGGGTCGATCTGGTGCTGGGGGCATGGACGGAGTCAGTGTAGCAGTGGGTGAAGGTCCATCAGTCCCTGAAGACACCGATACCTCTTCCTGAGATACTCCCTCTGGCCTAACCCCAGGAGAACATGTTTCCACTGTAGGCTGCTCCACCACTGGACACCGCACGGCAatctctgtcactgagccagcgTCGTACCGCAGACGCACATGGTCCTGATGCCTCCTGAACACCAGTCCATCCTGTAGCTCCACAACGAAAGAGACTGGGCCACTCTGCTTACGAATGACTCCCGGTAGCCACTTCACGCTGTTGTTGTTGAAGTTCCTCACATATACGTGGTCATCAGGTTCAAGCTGTCTCTCTCGTGCGTGCTGATCATGTCTCTCTTTTTGCTTCTCCTGTTTTCTCTCCACCTTTGCCTTGATGTTTGGACGCAGCAGGTCCAATCTTGACTTGGGGCGACGCCCTAGCAGCATCTCCGCTGGTGTACGTCCTGTTGTAGACTGTGGCGTGAGGCGGTATTTAAACAGGAACCGTGAAAGCCGACTACTAAGTGAGTCCCCTGTCATGCGCTTCAGGCCCTCCTTAACTGTCTGAACCGCCCGCTCTGCCAACCCGTTGGAAGCTGGGTAAAAAGGAGCGGTTCTGGCGTGATGAATTCCATTCTCTTGCATGAACTCACTGAACAGCTCACTGGTGAATGTCAGGCCGTTGTCAGTGACCAGCGAGTCCGGTATTCCATGGATGGCAAACACCTGCCTGAGTTTGTCAATGGTCACGGGGGCTGTGATATTGCTCATGATGTGGGCCTCGATCCATTTGGAGTGTGCATCCACCATTATCATAAACATCTGCCCCATGAACGGGCCGGCAAAGTCTACATGTAGCCTAGACCATGGGCGGCCAGGCCACTCCCATGGGTGCAAAGGTGCTGGCGCTGGTGAGTGCTGATTGGTCTGACACTGTGTGCATGCCTTCACCTTTTCTTCCAGGTCCTGGTCCATTTTTGGCCACCAGACGTACGACCTGGCCAGGCCTTTCATCTTTCATCTTTCACCTGGATGTGTCTCATGTATCTCCTCCACAATCTGCGAACGGCCTGGAGGCGGTACGACGACCCTCGTACCCCAGAAAATGCAGCCATCCTGCAGACTCAgttctgttttatgttttgcatAAGGCCTCAGTTCCTCTTCTTCCACAACACTGGGCCAACCCTGCAGCAGGAATGTCACGGGTGTCATCAGCGGCGTGTCAGGTAAGGGCAGCCTACTCAGCGCATCAACGTTGGCATTATCCTTACCCGCTCTGTACACTATAGTGTAGATGTATGCAGACAGTGTGAGAGCCCAACATTGTATCCTGGCTGAGGCGAGCAGTGGGATGCATCGAGTCTCACTGAACAGACTCATCAAAGGTTTATGGTCTGTGACAATCGTGAACGCCCGCCCATATAGATACTGGCCAGACCCTCCTTATCCAACTGCGAATAACCTTTCTCTGCTGCTGACAAGGTCCGTGAAGCAAAGCCAATAGGCTTCTCTGCACCGTCCTCCATTTTATGTGAAAGCACCGCCCCCAACTCCATAGGGCGACGCATCACACCAAAGAACAATTTCTCTGTCTGGGTCATAGTGCACAAGTAACTTCTCTGAATTGAGGAGCTCTTTTACTTGCTTGAAAGCATCCTCCTGCTCCACCTCCCACTGCCACCTAGTGTCCTTGTGCAGCAGCTTGTAGAGTGGGGCCAATACACTTGAGAGATCAGGGAGAAACTTCCCATAATAATTAACCAGGCCCAGGAAATATTGGAGCTCATGGACACTCTTGGGGCTTGGGGCCTCTTTAATAGCCCTCACCTTGTCCTCCAGTGGCAAGAGCCCCTCCGCTGTGATCTTGTGTCCCAAGTAGGTCACACTCGGGGACAGGAACACACATTTTCCCCTCTTCAGCTTCAGCCCGGCATCAGCTAACCTTTTCAGCACCTGCTCCTCTGTGGCCCCGGTGATCAGAATATCATCTAAAAACACCGCCACATGCGGAATCCCCTGCAGCAAGGTGTCCATCGTCCTCTGGAAGATGGCGGGGCTGGACGCCACTCCAAACACCAGCCAGTTGTACTTGAACAAGCCCTTGTGAGTATTGACTGTGACATACTCCTTTGACTCCTCATCAAGTAACAGCTGCTGGTAAGCGTGGCTCATATCCAGCTTGGTGAACCGCTTACCCCCTGCCAGTGATGCAAATAGGTCATCGACCCGTGGTAATGGGTACTCCTCCAGCTCACCCGGTTCACAGTGAGCTTATAGTCCCCACATATCCGTACCGTCTTGTCTTCTTTCAGCACAGGAACAATGGGCGCCTCCCACTTTGAGAACTTGACTGGTTCTATAATGCCCAACCTCTGCAAccgctccagctcctcctccaccttaCTCTTCATGACATAGGGGACTGGGCGGGGCTTGAAAAACCGTGGGGAGGCCTCTGGGTCGACATGCAGTTTTGCTGTCACCCCCTCTAGGGTACCCAGCTCCTCCTTGAAAACATCCTTGTGTCTCTCTAGAATGTCCTCCGTTGAGTCTGTCCTGCCAGCATAGTTAATCACATGCCAGTTTAGTTTGAGCTTACGCAGCCAATCACGACCCAACAAACTCGGCCCGCTCCCCTTGGCTACCACCAGCCTGGCGCGAGTTTGAGCTTTGAAGGCCTGATGGGAGGTAGGTTAGACCCCCACGTCTCTCTGTAGGTCTCCTCGCTGATGACCGATGCTGACGCCCCTGAGTCAAACTCAAACGTTATGTCCTGCCCTCCGACAGCAACTGTGGCACAGTAAGGCTCTGGTGGCTCCTCATCTGTTTCAACTCCAAACATGTTGTAGGAGCATGTTTCCTCCTCTTCAACATAGGAGCATGTTTCCTCCCCCTTAACCTCTTCCTCTAGGTGATGTGTGGCTCTTTGAGCCTGCTGAGCCCTTCCTTCCCAGGGTTTACCTTTCCCCATTGAACTCCTACATTTATTTGACAGGTGTCCCCTCTTTTGGCATGAGTGGCAGACAGCCTCCTTAAATTTACAGTCATTTGCATAATGTGGCCCTCCGCACCGGAAACATTCAACTCGTTTGGCCCGTGCACTTGTGTCCTGTTTAACAGACCCTTTTCCAGTGTCTCTCCTGACCTGGTGCACTGCCACTGTCTGTGAACTTCCATTTCCCTTCTGAATGTCTTTGGCATTATTAGCAGCCATTTCCATACCTTGGGAAATTTCCAGGGCTTTCTTGAACGTCAGGGGTGGCGTTTCCCCCAGCAGGCGGCGCTGTATGGCGTCATGGTTGATGCTGCAAACCAGTCTGTCACGCAGCATATCGTCCAGCACTGCCCCAAAAACACAGTGCTCAGAGAGCTGACGCAGCTCAGCTACAAAGTTAGCTACAGTCTGACCTGGTTTCCTGAAGAAACTGTGGAACTTGAACCTTTGGACTATGACAGAGGGCTTTGGGTTGTGGTGGTTCCCCACGAGCTTGACTAGATCATCATACGTCATCTCCCCTGGTTTCCTCGGTGTGGCTAAATTCCTTATCAGTTTATACGTTtttgccccacacacactcagtaggATGGAGCGCCTCTAGGCTCCTCATTAATGTCATTAGCAAGGAAAAAGTGTCCCAACCTTTCCTCATACTCTGTCCAGTCCTCGTTTCCTTCTACAAACTCCCCAATAGTCCCAAACGTAGCCATCTTAACCCGTGGACCCTCCGCGTCTCCGCTGTTCATGAACTTGTGTTGTTAGCCACCTAGCTTGTTAGCACACTGCAACTAAGCCAGCTCAAACACCCACAAAAACACGCAAAAAACGTCCAAAAACACGCTTCCAGTTGAATCCTCGTCGCCAGAAATATGTGGTAACTTCTGTCTGGCAAAGACCACTCACATACTTAACTTTAGTTAACTGTTTAATAGTTAATACACGTTATGCACCGTctgcctgctgctctgtctaGGCTGCGTTTTTATGcatatcccagaatgccctaGGCAATCCATTATTAACTCCAAACCCACTAGAGGGCGCTATTGCATAGCATAAACAATCCCCTTATAGAAAGCTCACATTATAACAAATAGTTATATTGTTTGctggttaaataaaatgtttggggCCTAGTATTGTTGAAAGATTCAAATGCATTCCTTTTTTGTTATGTTTTAAAGGTTTATCCCACCTTCTATGTGAACATGCTGACATTGAAGAGATGGCAGGAAACTTGAATTCCCCCAATTAGGACATGCAAAAATGcgagaaaaaaaatgttgtgtcCTTATTTTCACGCATATCATCCTACCCAGATTgaaaaatgtcagtttgtttttgtgggtcaTATCCGGCAAACAAATAAATTTGCCAATTTAAAACAGAGAACTgggtttatgtatttagttgtaGCCGACATGAAACCAGCATGACATGGACTGAAACAGCAGCTACAATTAtttcagtagcctacatttttaacattttttaatttttgtcatttagcagacgcttttaatccaaagcgatttacaagtgcataggttcttccacaagttaaagcatcacatccatagctagtaaaatacacatgaagtgttgttctaaacatatagtcatcataagtgtatttttggggggggggggggggggggggggttagacaagagggatagggatatcagaaaggggggtggaGGACTaaggagacaggagggaggactaaggtatagtttgaaaaggtgtgtttttagtctgcgtcgaaatagggggagggattctgctgccctgacagtggtaggcaagtcattccaccactgaggcaccagagcggaaaacaggtgtgaacgtgcagcttgaccgccaggtgctcgtagagagggaaccataaggcgaccagagctggcagacaaGAGTcatctagctggggagtagggagtgattaaggattgtatataaggtggggcagtccccttagcagcctgaaatgccaacactagggccttgaatcggatgtgtgcggcaataggaagccagtggaggccaatgaggagcggggtgacatgagccgacctgggctgactggtgatcaggcgggctgcagcattctggaccagcgggaggggcttgatggcacaagctgggagaccggctaggagggagttgcagtaatccaggcgggaaatgacgagcgcctggactaggagctgggtggctttctctgtcaggagatgacggatacggcgtatattgtagagaaagaacctgcaggttctggcagtggaggatacttgtggagccagggtgagccagttatcaagagtcaccccaagattctttgccgtacgggaggagaaaactacaaagtcctcaacagtgagtgagaggtcgattgtcggagaggacttagcagggatgtagagaagctcagttttggcaaggttaagcttcaggtggtgggaagtcatccacgcagagatatcagccaagcaggcagagatctgtgtggtgacctgggtatcgggggggaaggaaataaagagttgggtgtcatcggcataagagtggaaagaaaagccatgggaagagataacaacCAAGacccctgcgggactccagtttgtagggggtgagggtcagagactgagcccctccaagtcacctggtaggaatgaccagagaggtaggagg contains:
- the LOC133133061 gene encoding uncharacterized protein K02A2.6-like produces the protein MKGLARSYVWWPKMDQDLEEKVKACTQCQTNQHSPAPAPLHPWEWPGRPWSRLHVDFAGPFMGQMFMIMVDAHSKWIEAHIMSNITAPVTIDKLRQVFAIHGIPDSLVTDNGLTFTSELFSEFMQENGIHHARTAPFYPASNGLAERAVQTVKEGLKRMTGDSLSSRLSRFLFKYRLTPQSTTGRTPAEMLLGRRPKSRLDLLRPNIKAKVERKQEKQKERHDQHARERQLEPDDHVYVRNFNNNSVKWLPGVIRKQSGPVSFVVELQDGLVFRRHQDHVRLRYDAGSVTEIAVRCPVVEQPTVETCSPGVRPEGVSQEEVSVSSGTDGPSPTATLTPSMPPAPDRPKTPSPMVPAGSPVVLRRSQRTHKPPAKLNV